The following DNA comes from Bryobacteraceae bacterium.
GAGAGCGACGCTCCCAACGAGTACACCGTGCCGATGAAGCCCAGGGTCGGCACCATCCACGCGATAAACCGCACGATCCCGTAGCGCAACTCCACCCGGTTGGCGATCAGCTCCAGGTGGCTGTTCATCACGGTGGCCGTCTGGTCCGTGGACCGGCTTGCCTGAAACTGCAGAATGCTGAGGTTGATCAGCGAAGGCAGATAGCCGCGCTCGCCGTCGAAAGCGGCGGCCACGGCATGCCGGATGGGCGGCAGGTCCCGCGAGCGCAGCACAGTCTCCTCATCCTCGGGAAGGAATCGCCGCCCGAACAGCGCGGTCTCATGAACGCCCGCCCGCCACCGGATGAACAGTTCGCCCAGGCCGATGAAGAACAGGATGTGCATCAGGTTCTGAATGGTGAGCGGGTAGGGGAACTTGGTGGAAGGGTAGTCGAGAAGCAGCACCGCCGCGCGTCCCGGAAGGATCAGCGTACCGAGAGCGATGAAGGCGATCGCGGCCAGCACCGCGAGGATCATGACTTGCTTGCGATCGGGGGAGTGCCAGAAATTCATGGTTAGCGTCCACAGGTCCCGCACTGGGAGCCCATCGCCTTGATGGCGCCGCAGGCGCACCGCACAAGACGGGTGCTGTCGGAGAATTCGCGCGGCGCTTTCTGAATGGGTTGGGGTTTTACGGGTTGGGGTTTGACCGGCGCCGTCTGGTCCAGCGGGCGCGCCGGGTCCTTGCGGCGGATCGCCGCGGCGAGCGCGTCCACGGTGATGGCCACATTGCCGAATTTCACCTGGTCGTTGGGAAGGAGGCGTTCCTGGCGAACGGGTTGTTCGGCGCCACCGCGAATCAGGAACGTACCGTTGCTCGAATTGCAGTCCGTGATCAGGATCTGGCCGCCGTCATCGACGGTCGCTTCGGCGTGGAAGCGGGAGACAGACGGGTCGGCAATCGGAATATCGGCGGCAGGGTCGCGGCCGATCTTATATGTCTTTGCCATTCGTCCCGCTCCTCCCAGAATGCGGCTAGTCCCTCTCGACTCGCACGTTGGCCCGACCGGCAACCAAGTCGGCGGCCGGGTCAGCGGCGAACCCGGCAAAAACCTATTGAATCATGGAGTCGCGGCTCATTCAAGCGAGGTTGTACTGGGCTTGCCGGACTATGCCGCTGACGCGCGGCGAATCATCCGGCAGATCAGCTTCACCCCGAGCATAGGAAACGCCGGCGACGGTGCGGCCGCGAAGTTCCCGCCTGGCCGCCGGCAGCGAGCGCGTCAATACCGTGCGGAAATGGATTGGAGGGCGTCGCGGTGCAGGTCTGCCGGTTGCCGGTGGAGGCGATCAGGCGGAATTCAGTGAACCATGATCGGGACTGTCGCCACCGTCTCGTCCCACATGATCTTCAGCGTACCCTCGCCGCCGCCTGCCGTCGAGATGTCGATCGTCAACTGTTCGGCCGCCGGGCCGCGGGCGACCTTCATTCCGGTCCGGCCGTAGTCCATGGCTTGGTCGTATTTGAATGCGCCCCACTGTTTCACGGTCTTATTGAGAATGAGCGTCCACTCCTTCTCGTTCGGGATCGTGAAGAGGCTGTAGCTGCCCTTGGTGACATGCATGTCGCCGATCATCAGGTCGCCTTCGGTTTCGAGGATCGTGGCTTCGTCGGCGCCGGTGCGCCACACTTTGCCCCACGGCTCCAGTCCTCCGAAAATGGTGCGTCCTTTCTTAAACGGACGCCCGTAGGTGATGGTGATCTTCTTGCCGCCCACGGTCCAGGACTTGGTTTCGTGCGGGCTGGCGCGCTGCTTCTGAGCATGGGCCGGTCCGGGCGACACCAACAGGGTGAGCGCGCCCACGGCGAGAAAGGCGACGCCGGCGGCGAGACGGATTGTAGCATTCATGACTTCACATCCTTCAAGACTTTACATCCTTTCCCCGAGCGAGCAGGGAATCTTCAAAATGAAATTCGACCGGCGGCAGCGTATGGTTACGCAGGCGCCAGCGGTATGTTTCGGCCAGACCCTCGGCGAACGGCGTGGCCTGGAACCCGAGCACGCGCCGCGCCTTCCGAGTCGACATCGTGATCGGCGGCATGTCGTAGTAGAAGCCGAAGTAGAGCGGCGGCTGCATCACCTGCCCACCCGCCGCTGCGATGATGCGGCGGGGCACGCGCACAAGACGCGGTTCGATGTCCGCGGCGGCGGCAAACGCCCGCACCGCCTGGAGCTGGGTGATCGCGGCCGGCTCGGCGATGTTGAACGCCTGGCCCGCGGCGCCGGGAGTGGTCAGCGCGGCCATGCACGCGGCGACGATGTCGTGTACGTAGACGAACTGCATCAACCGGCGGCCGTCGCCGGGGATGATGATTGGCCGGCCGGCGCGGAGCCGGTCCCAGAAGAACTGCTCGCGGTAAAAGGGATTCTCCGGACCGTAGACGTATGGCGGACGCAGCGTCACCGCCGGCAACCCCTGGCGGCGATGCATGCGGAACAAGGCGCGTTCGCTTTCGGCCTTGTTGCGGACGTATCGGTCGGGGTGATCGGCCGGGGCCAGCGCGTCGCGCTCGGAATGGTCGAGCCCGTCGCCATAGGCGGCGACGCTCGAAATGAAGATGTAACGCGTGAGCGAATCGCCGCAGGCGCGCGCCGTGCCGGCGACCTGTTCGGCGGTGGTGCCGTGTTCCCAGTCGTAGACGTTGTCGAAAACGGCGTCGAAGCGGCGGGAGCCGATGGCGGCGCGGACGGCGGCCGGATCGTTGCGGTCCGCCTGCAGATTTCCCACGCCGCGCCCCAGCCGGTGCGATCGCTTGCGGTGCAGGACGGTGACGTCGTGACCGGCCGCGCGCAACGCCTTGACGAGCGCGCGCCCGATGAACAGGGTGCCGCCGATCACGAGTGTCTTCATCGGGGGAGGAGCCGCTACCAGATGTTATCCTAACAACTATGCAGCAGCGCGGTGGGGCGCCCGTCCCCACGCTCCTCGCAGACGACGAACAGCTTGCCCTCGACGAGTTGAGCTACCTGCTCAAGGACTTCCCGGAGATCGAAATCGTCGGCACGGCGTCGAACGGCGTCGACGCCGTCGAGGCCATCGCCGACTTCGAACCGGACCTCGTCTTCCTTGATGTGCAGATGCCCGGCCTTGATGGGATGGGCGTGATTCGCAAGGTTCGCGAACAGGGCGGTCCGATGCCTTACTTCGTGCTCGCGACCGCGTACGATCAGTATGCCGTGGAGGCCTTCGAGCTTGAGGCGCTGGACTATCTGCTCAAGCCGGTGGACCGGGAACGGCTCTCGCACACCATCCAGCGGGCACAGTCGTGGCTTGCGGAGAAGGCGGCTAAGTCCGCCCAGGCCGACGCCGCGGCCGGAACTCGTTCCGCGCTCCAGCGGACCAAGGTGCTGATCCGCGCGCAGGGTCGCAACTTTGTCGTCGACGCCCACGAGATCGTCTACGCGACCATTGATGACGGGCTCATCACCGTGGTGGCGAGCGGGTTGGAAGGGATCTCGAACTACCGGACGATCGAGGAGCTGCAATCGAACCTGGACGCCGAGGTCTTCTGGCGCGTGCACCGTTCCTACCTCGTGAATATCAACCGGATCAAGGAAGTGATTCCGTGGTTCAAGTCGTCGTTCCAGTTGAAGATGGACGATAAGAAACAAACGGAGATTCCGGTGAGCCGGGTGCAGACGAAGCGGCTCCGCGCGCTACTTAAACTGTGACGGCGCCCGAGGGGTGTAAACTGGAAGCACGAAAGGAGCGTTCACCCGAATGCATCTGAGCCGGCGACACTTTCTGGGAACTACGGCGGCCGCGGCGGCATTGCCTTTGCACGTCGAAGGCGCGCCCGCGCGCATGCCGAAGGCGCACTTCACGGTGCACCCGTTCATTGAGGCGAATCCGAAAGCGATCTTTATCAAGCGTACGCAGGCGCCCGCAAAGATGGACGAGGCCGCCAAGCTTCGCGAAGGCGTTGCGTTCGCGCGCGAAGTGTTCCTGCCGGCGGAAGCGGCCGGCGTACCGGTATCGCACCGGGTGATCCTGAAGCCGAACTTCACGAGCGTCCGCAACCGGCGCCCGAACGAGGACAACTGGGGCACGGGCACGGACCCGCAGTTCTACGAAGGCATCATCGTCGGCCTGAAGGAGCTCGGGCTGAAGAAGTTTCACTTCCTCGAAGCGAACAACTTCCACACCTGGAACTTCCGCGGCATGGCCGACATCAACGACCGGCACGGCGTGGAAGTGAACGAGCCGGACCGGCGGCCGCGCAACTTCCGCGAGAACTTCGAGATGAACTGGTCCAAGGTGCCGGACCCGGTGGTGTACACGCACATCCCGCACTATGCGCCGCTCAACGAGCCGGACACCTGGCTGCTGAACATCGCCAAGTGGAAGTCCCACGGCATGTGCATGACGCTCTCGGCGAAGAACGTGCAGGGCTTGGTGGTGAAGCCGTACGTGCGCTTCTGCCCGGGTTGGGATATGGTCACCGGCGCGCCGGAGTTCATGCAGGAGAACATCCACGGGAAAGTGGAAGACCGGGTGAGCCGGTTCTTCGAGAATCACAAAAAGCTCGGGTACGCGCGCTATGATTCGCGGGCCAAACTGGCGCCGATCAACCAGGAGATCTGGGCGCACAAGACGTGCGACAACACGCAGGTTGTGAACCCGGGGTTGAACATCATCGAAGGCATCTACGGCCGCGACGGCGACGGCTTCGGCGTGGGGCAGGATTACCTCACCAACCTGGTGATGTTCGGCAAGGACCGGTTCCGGCTCGACATGATCGGCATGTATCTCGGCGGCCACGAGCCCGGCAACATAAACCTGTTCCGTATCGCAAAGGAACGCGGGATGCTCGACACGTTCAATCCGTGGGAAGTGGATCTCTATGAGTGGGTGAACGGCGAGCCGGTGAAGCGCAAGCTCACCGACTTCGAGCGCACTCCGTTGAAGACCTACTACCTGCAGCGCGACGGCGAGCCGTTATACCATCTGGTGAACGAACGCTTCGACTACGACAAAGTGAAGGTATAGACTCTGCCAAACCAGACTTTCGAGGGCGGCATGGACGCCAAGGGCTTGAAGTTCGCCATCGTGGTGAGCCGTTTCAACAGCTTCATCACCGAGCGGCTGCTCGAGGGGGCGCTGGACGCGCTGAAGCGCCATGGCTGCGCCGACTCCGACGTCGACTTGGCGCGCGTGCCGGGATCGTGGGAGATGACGCTTGCGGCGGGTGAGCTTGCGCGGAAGAAGAAGTACGACGCGATCATCGCGCTTGGCTGCGTGGTTCGCGGCGAGACGCCGCATTTCGACTACGTGGCGGGCGAGGCGGCGAAGGGCCTCGGCCAGGTGGGCGCACAGCACGGGATCCCGGTGGCCTTCGGGGTGCTGACGACCAATACGGTGGAGCAGGCGATCGACCGTGCCGGAGCGAAGAGCGGCAACAAGGGCGCCGACGCGGCGCTTACGGCGATCGAGATGGCCAACCTCATGAAGCAGCTCCGGGCCTCGGCCTGACATGCCTTCGCGGTTTCGCTCCCGGCAGATCGCTCTGCAAACCCTGTTCGCGTGCGATGTGCGCCACATCCCGGTGCAGCAGGCGTTCGAGGAATTTTACGGATCGCTGGCGCGGGAGGAGGATGGGCCCGAGCCGGAGCCAGACCCGTTCGCCGAGCGGCTTGCCTTGGGCGCCGCGGCGAAGACCGGTGAGATCGACGCGCTAATCGCCAGGCACTCCGAGCACTGGCGGATGGACCGGATGCCGATCGTCGACCGCAACATCCTGCGTCTGGCTGCCTACGAGATGAAGGAGATGGCGACGCCGTCGGCGGTGGTGATCGATCAGGCGCTGGAGCTGGCGCGGCGGTTCTCGACGGACGATTCGATCGCGTTCCTGAACGGGGTGCTGGATGCGGTGAACCGCGAGCTTCATCCGGTGTGACGGCTGGACGGCGGCGCGTCGGTCGTCCGCGCGATCGATCCATTCGGGCGTGACTTCGCGATCGCGCTCGCCCCGTATGAAAACGACACGGCTCACGGTGTACGCAGGCGGCGAACGACGTCTTCATCGCACAGAGAGTAGTGGCGGACGTTCCAGGAGTAGATCGCCTCTACTTTTGCCTTGAGGGCGCAATGCGCCAGCATCGAATCGTAGATGCCGCCTCCGACAACTCCTCGGGCGGCTGAATGTTCGAGCGCATCGACGTATTCCTCGCCGGTAAGCGCGATGATGGAAAGGCGCTCGCAGATGCTTCCGATAAAGCGCTCGCGGATGCTTCCGATAAAGAGGATCGCCTGCTCGCTGCTGATGCGATGCTTACCGGGCATGCGAGTCAGCGTTGAGTACACCTCGGCGAGACTATGTGCTCCGCAGCAGCCAGTTGCCCTATCGAACTGGATGAATCGGGCTCTGCGGATCTCTTCCAATACTTCATCGGTTGCGGAGGCGGGGAGGGGTTGCCCAGCGTAAAGAACCCAGACGCCGTGTTCCTTCCTGAGCGGACCTGTTCCTCGCACAGGACGGAGGGTTATCTGTTCTCCGGCACTCTCGATCTCTAGGGAGTCGCCCGGCTCCAAATGTCGCGCTTCACGCAAAGGCTTGGGAATCACTACGCGGCCGGCTTTGTCGATGATGAGACGGGCGCTCATTCTGGTAAAACACCGTGGGTTATCCCACTACGCAGCCCCACCATAGCCGATCGCGACATGGGCGATCCGGATGAAGGCCGCCGAGTCCCTCATCCTGCGAAGCGGCCTGTGTGACTGAGCAAGCATTCTCCAAGTCTTGGAGATTGGCGCTCAGCGGGCCGCTACGGTCGGCGAAAGCTCTATTGGAGGGCGGCCTTACTCCCGCATTGATCAGCGGGTCCACTTCTTGCGTTCGTAGGGGAATCTGCGCCAGTCCATCGACGCGCGGCCGTTGAGGTCCCACACCACCTTGCCCGCGCGGAGAGTCAGTTCCGCCACGATGCGCTGAGTGCCGGCGTTCGCCGCACCGGCGGAGTCGATGAACCCGAACCGCCCGTTCTCGACCCCGAGCACCGCCACATCGGCCTCGGCCCCCACGCTCAGGTGCCCCAGCGATTCGCGCTTGATCTCGCGCGCGGGGTTCCACGTCGACATCGCGATCACTTCGGCAATCGGCGAGCCGAGGTTCAGCAGCTTCGACATCACGTTCGCCATGTCCTTCATCCCGGCGTTCATGCTGCCGGTGTGGAGGTCCGTTGAGATCGAATCCGGCCGGAAGCCCTGCGCGTAGGCGGGCATGGCGACGTACCAATAAAAGCTGCCCGCGCCGTGGCCGATGTCGAAGAAGACGCCCCGCTTGCGGCCGGTGGTCATGGCCGGGTTGATCTTGCCGGATTCGAGCAGTTCCTCGCGATGGCCGGAGAAACAGTGCGTATAGATATCGCCCTTGCGTAGCTTGTCGCCCAGAGCGTTGGCAGATTGCGGGTTTGGTTGAGATACCCGAAGTCGACCATCACCGGGAGATCCGCCTTGCGGCCTGCGGCGACAGCGGCGTTGATGGACTCCCAGCCCTCGCCGCCATAGTGCGCGGACTTATACCCGACGATCACGTCGTTGTTCGCCTGCGCCATGGCGACCGCGCCGGCCACGTCGAGTTGCTTGGGGTCGTCCTCCTGGCCGGTGCCCATCCCCGCGGCGACGATGTTCAGCATCGCGAGCACTCGCGTGCGGGCGCGATCGATCACCTGCTTTCGGAACTCGGGGAAGGTCTTTAGTCCCGCGGTTCCTGCGTCGACGACGGTGGTGACGCCGCTGCGGAACGAGAACGCATCGGGGTTGACGCTCGAATCGCGCTCGACACCGGCGAGGCCCGGACGCGGGAAGACGTGAACGTGGATGTCGATCAGGCCGGGCGCGACGTAGAGTCCGCTCACGTCAACGCGCTGCTTGGCTTCGGAGGCGGGAATTGACGCGGCCACGCGCGCGATCTTGCCGTTGGCGATGGCGACGTCGCGAATGGCGTCGATGCCGTTCTTCGGATCGACGACGTGGCCGCCGGCGAGTACCAGGTCGTACGGCTGCGCCCATGCGATGGCGGCGAAGACGAGGGCGAGGGTGAGTCTCATCGGCGTGTTTCTCCTTCGCTTGAGTCTACTGCAGGAGAACGCGGGCGCCGGTTCAGTCGCGGGCGATGGGTTGTTCGCGATTGGCTGTGGGCTGGCCGGCCACGTCCACTACACGATCCAGGACGCGGCGCGTGGGCCGCTCGTCCATCTCGTCGTCCGTTCCCGGCTTCTCCGGCTCGGGCGTCATCCCCACGGGCTTCGCGCGTTCGAGAACCGGGCGGATCGTCGGCACCAATTGGCGGAAGATCTGGACGGCGAGCGCGCTGGTGAAGGAGTGCGACTCGGCTTCCTTGCCCGGCACATAGGCGGTGATGGTGCCATAGAAGCGGTCGCCGATGACAAACACGAACGCAGCCGTCCGGCTCATCACGCGCGATCCGATGAGGGCGCCGTTCGATGCATAGCTTTCGAGGCGATTGTCGCCGGTGCCCGTCTTGCCGCCCAACTGCAGGATGCGGCCGTCTGAGAGCTTGACGCTCTGGAAGGCGCGGCGCGCCGTGCCCTGCTCCACGACGCCGAACATCTCCTGGCGGACCACGGCGGCGACGGCAGCCGGCAGGATCCGCTCCGGCCGAGCGGGTTTGTGCCGGAGGACGGTTTCCATGGGTGTGGCGCGGGCGAAATGGAGCCGCTCGAGCTTCATCACCGGATAGCGCACGCCGCCGTTCTGGATGATGCCGGCGAGTTCGGCGAGGGCCGCCGGGTTATCACCGGAACTGCCGATGGCGGTGGCGTAGGAAGGCGTCAGCGTCGGGAACGGATAGCCGTGCCGCCGCCAGGTTTCGCCGACGCCCTTGAAGGCGTCCACTTCGAGGAGGATCTTGATGCGAAGGTCCTGCGCGTGCTTGTGCTTCGGCCGGAAGAGCCATTTGTAGACTTCCTGCCGCTCGTGCTCGCTTGCCCGGCTCGCCTCTTCGAAGGTAGCGTCCTTGTGTTCGAGGAGATAGCGCAGCAGCCAGAGTTCGAGCGGGTGGACGCGGGCGAGGTAGCCGCGGTCAGCGAGGTCGAACTTATCGGGGGCGTAGCGATCGTAGAGCTTTTCCAGGTCCACGCGGGCGAGGGCTTCGTCCGGGAGCTTGGCCTCGAGAAAGTCGAGCATGCCTTCGAGGTTGCCCTCGGGGAGCACGGTGCGGTAGGCCACGGCGAGGCGGTAGGGCGTGGGGCGCATCTTGCGCGAAAGGATCGCCAGGGCTTCTTCGGCGGGCTTTCCCTTGTAGCGGCGATAGAATCGCAGTAGGAATTCGCGACCTTCACGGTCGGCGAATCGCTCGAGGTACTCTTTCCGGCCTGGATGATACACGTCGTAGAGCAGCGCGGGAGTTACTCCGGGAAGCCGGAACTGGTGGTAACTCACGATATCGCGCATCATGCGGATGAAGACGAGGTTCGTGGAATTGCGGAGCGCCTCGCGCACGGTGAGGAACCTGCCGTTGTCGCCGCCGTTGAAGTTCGAGAAGTAGTGCAGCCCGCCGCCGGTAAAGAAGCCTTCGCCGGGAGAGCCGGAGTATTTCCGCGTCATCGCCGCTTCGAGAATGCCGGCCAGGGACCGGTCTCCAGTGGCCGCCAGGTATTCGATGGTCCACTGTGTCAGGGGGTCGGCGGGCTCGCTCCTCGGATCCACCGCGCTCTTGCGAGAATAGGTATCCCGGAGGCCGGCGATCAGCTCCAGGTAGGTGACCAGCGTGCGCAGCTTCGCCGTCGACCCCAACTCGATCCTCGTGCCTTCGTTGAAGTTGAGCGGCTGATCCAGGTTGTCGGCCTGCACGCGAAGGAAGTTCGCCCCTTCGCCGGCCTCGTAGAGATTGAAGCTGTAAATCACGGAATCGAGCCCGCCGTCGGGAAGCATCTGCCTGCCGAGGAGCCCGGCCTTGGCCGCATAGCCGCGGTCGGCGAGTTTCGTCAGGACGTTGGTCGCGCCCTGCACGGCGACGCGATCGAGGCTCGTATGGGCGGTGAGGTCCAGCCGGTCGAGTTCGTAGATGCTCGGGATACCGAGCATCCCGAGCAGCGTGGCGCGGACGGCATCTGTGGCCTTGCGTTCGTAGAACGGGGCCGGCACTGCCTCCGGCGCCTTCGTGCGAAAGTTCAGCTCGACCTCCAGCGCGACGTCCCGGAGACGGGGGGAGATGACGCCGGACTCACCGAGCAGACGCAGATAATTGTCGACGCGCTGGTTGAGCGCTTCGCGGTTCCGCTGCAGGT
Coding sequences within:
- a CDS encoding MotA/TolQ/ExbB proton channel family protein; the encoded protein is MNFWHSPDRKQVMILAVLAAIAFIALGTLILPGRAAVLLLDYPSTKFPYPLTIQNLMHILFFIGLGELFIRWRAGVHETALFGRRFLPEDEETVLRSRDLPPIRHAVAAAFDGERGYLPSLINLSILQFQASRSTDQTATVMNSHLELIANRVELRYGIVRFIAWMVPTLGFIGTVYSLGASLSEAGQSTGDLDIKQVARTLGVGFDTTMVALVQSAILVFIMQLVQEQEESAVNRAGDYTLRNLINRLYEG
- a CDS encoding FHA domain-containing protein — encoded protein: MAKTYKIGRDPAADIPIADPSVSRFHAEATVDDGGQILITDCNSSNGTFLIRGGAEQPVRQERLLPNDQVKFGNVAITVDALAAAIRRKDPARPLDQTAPVKPQPVKPQPIQKAPREFSDSTRLVRCACGAIKAMGSQCGTCGR
- a CDS encoding DUF2911 domain-containing protein, with translation MNATIRLAAGVAFLAVGALTLLVSPGPAHAQKQRASPHETKSWTVGGKKITITYGRPFKKGRTIFGGLEPWGKVWRTGADEATILETEGDLMIGDMHVTKGSYSLFTIPNEKEWTLILNKTVKQWGAFKYDQAMDYGRTGMKVARGPAAEQLTIDISTAGGGEGTLKIMWDETVATVPIMVH
- a CDS encoding NAD-dependent epimerase/dehydratase family protein; this translates as MKTLVIGGTLFIGRALVKALRAAGHDVTVLHRKRSHRLGRGVGNLQADRNDPAAVRAAIGSRRFDAVFDNVYDWEHGTTAEQVAGTARACGDSLTRYIFISSVAAYGDGLDHSERDALAPADHPDRYVRNKAESERALFRMHRRQGLPAVTLRPPYVYGPENPFYREQFFWDRLRAGRPIIIPGDGRRLMQFVYVHDIVAACMAALTTPGAAGQAFNIAEPAAITQLQAVRAFAAAADIEPRLVRVPRRIIAAAGGQVMQPPLYFGFYYDMPPITMSTRKARRVLGFQATPFAEGLAETYRWRLRNHTLPPVEFHFEDSLLARGKDVKS
- a CDS encoding LytTR family DNA-binding domain-containing protein — translated: MQQRGGAPVPTLLADDEQLALDELSYLLKDFPEIEIVGTASNGVDAVEAIADFEPDLVFLDVQMPGLDGMGVIRKVREQGGPMPYFVLATAYDQYAVEAFELEALDYLLKPVDRERLSHTIQRAQSWLAEKAAKSAQADAAAGTRSALQRTKVLIRAQGRNFVVDAHEIVYATIDDGLITVVASGLEGISNYRTIEELQSNLDAEVFWRVHRSYLVNINRIKEVIPWFKSSFQLKMDDKKQTEIPVSRVQTKRLRALLKL
- a CDS encoding DUF362 domain-containing protein; amino-acid sequence: MHLSRRHFLGTTAAAAALPLHVEGAPARMPKAHFTVHPFIEANPKAIFIKRTQAPAKMDEAAKLREGVAFAREVFLPAEAAGVPVSHRVILKPNFTSVRNRRPNEDNWGTGTDPQFYEGIIVGLKELGLKKFHFLEANNFHTWNFRGMADINDRHGVEVNEPDRRPRNFRENFEMNWSKVPDPVVYTHIPHYAPLNEPDTWLLNIAKWKSHGMCMTLSAKNVQGLVVKPYVRFCPGWDMVTGAPEFMQENIHGKVEDRVSRFFENHKKLGYARYDSRAKLAPINQEIWAHKTCDNTQVVNPGLNIIEGIYGRDGDGFGVGQDYLTNLVMFGKDRFRLDMIGMYLGGHEPGNINLFRIAKERGMLDTFNPWEVDLYEWVNGEPVKRKLTDFERTPLKTYYLQRDGEPLYHLVNERFDYDKVKV
- the ribE gene encoding 6,7-dimethyl-8-ribityllumazine synthase, which translates into the protein MPNQTFEGGMDAKGLKFAIVVSRFNSFITERLLEGALDALKRHGCADSDVDLARVPGSWEMTLAAGELARKKKYDAIIALGCVVRGETPHFDYVAGEAAKGLGQVGAQHGIPVAFGVLTTNTVEQAIDRAGAKSGNKGADAALTAIEMANLMKQLRASA
- the nusB gene encoding transcription antitermination factor NusB, with the protein product MPSRFRSRQIALQTLFACDVRHIPVQQAFEEFYGSLAREEDGPEPEPDPFAERLALGAAAKTGEIDALIARHSEHWRMDRMPIVDRNILRLAAYEMKEMATPSAVVIDQALELARRFSTDDSIAFLNGVLDAVNRELHPV
- a CDS encoding AbrB/MazE/SpoVT family DNA-binding domain-containing protein, translating into MSARLIIDKAGRVVIPKPLREARHLEPGDSLEIESAGEQITLRPVRGTGPLRKEHGVWVLYAGQPLPASATDEVLEEIRRARFIQFDRATGCCGAHSLAEVYSTLTRMPGKHRISSEQAILFIGSIRERFIGSICERLSIIALTGEEYVDALEHSAARGVVGGGIYDSMLAHCALKAKVEAIYSWNVRHYSLCDEDVVRRLRTP
- a CDS encoding amidohydrolase family protein: MTTGRKRGVFFDIGHGAGSFYWYVAMPAYAQGFRPDSISTDLHTGSMNAGMKDMANVMSKLLNLGSPIAEVIAMSTWNPAREIKRESLGHLSVGAEADVAVLGVENGRFGFIDSAGAANAGTQRIVAELTLRAGKVVWDLNGRASMDWRRFPYERKKWTR
- a CDS encoding transglycosylase domain-containing protein — its product is MAGVVAEARSSYLQSRLFAAAARRMSYRVEPGSASLPWAGEGPYDQRLGYARLDEWTNRLGERGFSVEAQARSSDWLRKMTLVGLFPTYREKSQAGLEILDTLGRPLFTARFPQRTYPDFDWIPPLVVNSLLFVENRDMLEVSTPYRNPAVEWDRLARAVFDQSRKQLVGGTGAGGGSTLATQIEKLRHSPEGRTQGAGDKFRQMISASLRAYQLGETTYETRRQIASDYINSLPLASLPGYGEVSGLGDGLWAWFGADFAETNRLLTAREAGAGTLDGKLDRKRERERARAYRRALSLLLAANRPTFYLQRNREALNQRVDNYLRLLGESGVISPRLRDVALEVELNFRTKAPEAVPAPFYERKATDAVRATLLGMLGIPSIYELDRLDLTAHTSLDRVAVQGATNVLTKLADRGYAAKAGLLGRQMLPDGGLDSVIYSFNLYEAGEGANFLRVQADNLDQPLNFNEGTRIELGSTAKLRTLVTYLELIAGLRDTYSRKSAVDPRSEPADPLTQWTIEYLAATGDRSLAGILEAAMTRKYSGSPGEGFFTGGGLHYFSNFNGGDNGRFLTVREALRNSTNLVFIRMMRDIVSYHQFRLPGVTPALLYDVYHPGRKEYLERFADREGREFLLRFYRRYKGKPAEEALAILSRKMRPTPYRLAVAYRTVLPEGNLEGMLDFLEAKLPDEALARVDLEKLYDRYAPDKFDLADRGYLARVHPLELWLLRYLLEHKDATFEEASRASEHERQEVYKWLFRPKHKHAQDLRIKILLEVDAFKGVGETWRRHGYPFPTLTPSYATAIGSSGDNPAALAELAGIIQNGGVRYPVMKLERLHFARATPMETVLRHKPARPERILPAAVAAVVRQEMFGVVEQGTARRAFQSVKLSDGRILQLGGKTGTGDNRLESYASNGALIGSRVMSRTAAFVFVIGDRFYGTITAYVPGKEAESHSFTSALAVQIFRQLVPTIRPVLERAKPVGMTPEPEKPGTDDEMDERPTRRVLDRVVDVAGQPTANREQPIARD